The Sandaracinus amylolyticus genomic interval GCGCGGGCTCGCTCTCGTCGTCGGTGATCGTGACCGTCGCGCTGCCGTCCGCGACCGTCGCGCCGCTCGGCGAGCTCAGCGTGATCGCGAAGCGCTCGACGCCCTCGTGCACGTCGTCGCCGAGCACACGAAGCGCGATCGTCTGGGTCGCGGTGCCGGCGGGGAACGTGAGCGTCCCGCTCGCGGCGTCGTAGTCGCTCCCGCTCGTCGCGCTGTCGTCCGCGGTCGCGTAGCCGACGGTGACCGGGGTCGCGGTCGTCCCCACGAGGCGCACCGTGACCGCCGCATCGAGCGCGCCATCGGTCTCGGCGACCGCGACGTCGTCGATCGCGAGCGTCGGCAGCGCGTCGTCGTTCTCGATCGTGCCGGTGCCCTCGGCGTCACCGAGCGTGCCAACCAACGGTGCGCTCAGCCGCAGCACGAAGGTCTCGTCGGGCTCGTGACGCATGTCGCCGCGCACCATCACGTTGATCGCGCGCGTCGTCTCGCCCGCGTCGATGCGCAGCATGCCCGAGGCCGCGGTGTAGTCGGCGTCGGCGATCGTCGCGGTGCCGTCGGCGGTCGCGTAGCTCACGTCGACGAACGACGAGCTGGGGTTCGAGAGCGTGACGACGAAGGTCGCGGTGGTGACCCCGGTCGTCCCTTCGACGACCGACACGTCGTTCACCGAGATCGTCGGCGCCGCGTCGTCGTTCACGATCGTGCCGACGCCGACCGAGTCGCCGAGCGTGCCGACCACGGGCGCGCTCAGGAGGAGCGAGAACGCCTCGTCGGGCTCGTGGCGGAGGTCGCCGCGCACCGGGACGTCGACGCTGAGGCTGGTGACGCCGGGCGCGAAGGTGAGCGTGCCCATCGTCTGCGTGTAGTCGCCGTCGGCGAGCGTCGCGCTGCCCACCTGCGTCGCGTAGTTGACGCGCACCTGCGACGCGCTGGGGCGCGAGAGCGTGACGGTGAACTGCGCGGGCGTGGTGCCGCTCGCGCCCTCGGTGACGCTGGCGTCGCTCACCGCGATCGCCGGCGCGGCGTCGTCGTTGGTGATCGTGCCGAGGCCCCTCGCGTCGGTGATGGTGGCGCCGGCGGGCGCGCTGAGGACGACCTCGAACGTCTCGTTCGGCTCGTGCTCGAGGTCGCCGCGCACCGGGACGGTGATGTTGCGGCTGGTCGCGCCGGGCGTGAACGTCAGCGTACCGGAGCGCGCGTCGTAGTCGCTCCCCGCGGTCGCGGTGCCGTTCGTGGTCGCGTAGGCGACGGTCACGGTCTCCGAGGTGGGCGCGCTCAGCGTGACGGCGAACGTGAGGTTGGTGGTGCCGCTGTTCCCCTCGGCGACCGATGCGTTCGCGACCGAGAGCGTGGGTCGCACGTCGTCGTTCTCGATCACGACGGAGCCTTGTGCGTCGGCGAGGGTCGCCCCGGTCGGCGCCGAGAGGTTCACCACCATCGCCTCGTCCGGCTCGAAGCGCGTGTCGCCGCGCACGGTGACCGAGACGGTGCGCGAGGTGGTGCCCGCCGGGAACATCAGCGTGCCCGAGGCCGCGACGTAGTCCGCGTCGCCCACGAGCGCGGTCCCGTTGGCGCTCGCGTAGGCGACGGTCGCGGGGACGCTCGACGCGCCCGAGAGGATCACGGTGAGCGTCGCGTTGCGGGTGCCCGTGTTGCCCTCGACCACGCTGGTGCTCGAGATGCGGAAGCACGGGCGCTGCGTGGACTCGTACGCGCCGACGTCGCGTGCGCCGCCGGCGAGCCGAGGCTGGCCGCGCTGATCGGTCGTGGGGCCGCCGCTGGTCGCGCCGGCGTCGATGCCCGGGCTGCACGCGAGCAGCGCGCGCGTCGCGGTCGGGCCGCCGTTGTCCACGAGCGGACCGAGCAGCGGCGTCGCGACCTGGTTGCCAGTGAGGACGCCGGTCGGCGCGAGCGCGGGCGCGGCGTGGAACAGGTTGTACCCCTGCGACACGAACGTGCCGGTGCCCGTCACGGCGGGCGCGCTCGGGGCTGAAGAGAGCAGCGAGTGTCCGATCGTGAGCGTGTCGCCGGGGGCGACGGCGAACGCGGGCTCGCCGCTGCCGGCGACGATCGTGCAATGCGTGAGCGTCGCGCTGCCACCGAAGCGGGCGACGATCCCGCGGTGCGGTGCGTCGATCGTCACGTTCGTCAGCTCCGCGATGCCGTGCACCGCGATGGCTCCCTCGACGCCGCCGCGGTTGCCCGCGATCGTGCTCGCAGTCGCGCGGAGGCGGCCACCTCCGCGCACCCAGATGCCGGTGCCGCCGCTCGCGGCCTCGCACCCGCGGATCGTGCTGCGCTCGAGGTCGAGCGTGCCTGCGACGTCGATGCACCCGCCGAAGGCCGGGCTGCGGCCGCGCTCGATCGTGAGGCGTCGGATCGTCGCGGTGATCCCGGCCGCGACGGTCAGCGGGACGTGCGCATCCGCGCCCGAGATCACGAGCCGGCCTTCGCCGTCGATGTCCGTGCCGCTGCGCGTGATCGTGCGCGGCCCGGGCAGGGTGATCGTGGTCGGACCGGCGCACGAGAACGTCGCGATCCCACCGGCGGCGAGGGCGGCGTCGAAGCCGGCGAGCGTGCAGGGATAAAGGACGGCGTGGGCGCGTCCTGGCGCGAGCGCGAGCGCGACGACGAACGTGAGCGCGGAGACGAGGCGGACGATGAAGATGCGTGAAGCGTGCATGCGGGCGTCTCCACGATCGCAGACTGAACACGCGGTTCCAAGACCGTGCCGCGCCGCGTACGATCGCGGCCCGATCACGATGCGACGCTGGATCCCGATCGCGCTGCTCGCCCTCGGCTGCAGCGAGCCGCTCACCGGGCTGCGCGCCGAGTGCGCCGAGCTCGGGCTCGACGACACCGAGTGCGAGACGATCGCGGCGTGGCGCCTGCAGGACGCGCTGCCGCCGGCGCGCGGGAACGCGTACGCCGACGATCCGCGCGCGGCCGAGCTGGGGCGCGCGATCTTCTTCGACACCGGGTTCTCGACGGTGCCCGACGTGAGCTGCGCGACGTGCCATCGCGCCGATCGCGCGTTCCAGGACGGCGTCGCGGTGTCCGAGGTGATCGCGGGATCGCCCGGCGCGCGCAACAGCCCGACGCTCTACAACGCGGCGTGGAACGACGGCTTCTTCTTCTGGGACGGGCGCGCCGACAGCCTGTGGTCGCAGCCGCTCTTCGCGTTCGAGAACGAGATCGAGATGCGCACGACGCGCCTCGCGATCGCGCATCGCATCGCGAGCGAGTACGGCGACGAGTACGAGGCGATCTTCGGCGCGCTCCCCGCGCTCGACGGTCTTCCCGCCGAGGGAAAGCCCGGCGACCCGAGCTGGGAGGCGCTGCGCGAGGAGGACCGCGACGCGGTGAACCGCGTCGTCGCGAACGTGGGCAAGGCGCTCGAGGCGTACATGCGACGCATCGTGAGCGGACCGAGCGCGCTCGATCGCTACCTCGACGGAGATCGCGACGCGCTCGACGACGACGCGCGGCGCGGGCTCGCGCGCTTCGTGAAGTCGGGGTGCGCGACGTGCCACTCGGGGCCGATGCTCGCGGACGGCGCGTTCCGGCTGACGGCGGCGAGCGGGACCGACGGAGATCGCGGGCGCGCGGAGGGCATCGAGATCTTGCTCGCGAGCCCGTTCAGCGCGGCGGGACCCTACTTCGATCAAGACGCGGGCGAGGCGCTGACGTTGCCCGAGGGGCCGAGCGAGGACGACGAAGGCCGGTTCCGCACTCCGTCGCTGCGCAACATCGCGCAGACCGCGCCGTACGGGCGGAGCGGGACGCGCGATCTCGAGTCGTTCATCACGAGCAGCTTCTTTTACGAAGAGGGCGACGAGCGGGTGATCGCCGCGTTCCTCCGCGCGCTCGACGGTGCGCCGCCGCCGAGCGAGTGGACGGACCCGTAGATCGGATATCGTCAGCGCCGATGTCGGACGAGAGCGCGCTCGAGTCGGTGATCGCGCGTGGCCGCGCGCGCTTCGCGGGCACGTCGGTGACGGCGGACGCGCTCGCGGCGTTCGTGCGGCCGCACCTCGCCGACGGAGAGACGGTGCAGGGCGCGCTCGAGGGCGCGCACGTGCTCGACGTGTACCTCGCGTGCGCGTGCGCGGCGGGGGACGCGGCGGCGCTCGCGGCGTTCGAGAAGAGCGTGCTCGACGGAGTGGCGCCCGCGATCTCGCGGATCGACGCGTCACCGCAGCTCGCGGCGGAGATCGCGCAGGAGCTGCGCGTGAAGCTGCTGGTCGCGGAGCCCGGCGCGCCGGCGCGCATCACGCGCTACGCGGGCCGCGGGCCGCTGCGGAGCTGGGTCCAGGTCGCGGCAATCCGCGCGGCGTACGATCGCAAGCGCCGCGCGCGCGACGAGGTCGAGGCCGACGACGAGAAGCTGCTCGACGCGTCGCTCGCGGGCAGCCCCGAGCACGACGCGCTCGGCGCGGAGAGCCGCGCGCTCTTGAAAGAAGCGCTCGCGGAGGGAATGCGGGCGCTGAGCGCGCGCGAGCGCACCGTGCTGCGGATGCACTTGGTGGAGGACGTCTCGACCGAGTCGATCGCGCGCTTCTATCGCGTGCACCGAGGCACGGTCGCGCGGTGGATCAGCGGCGCGCACGAGCAGGTGCTCGCGCACGTGAAGCGGGCGCTGCTGCGTGAGCGCGGGCTCGGGCCCGAGGCGCTCGAGAGCATGCTGCGGCTCGCGGGCAGTCAGCTCGACGTGTCGCTCAGCGTGCTGCTGCGGTGAGCGTTCCTTCGAGGTAGCGCGCGCGCCACTCGGCGTCGCTGATGCGCGCGGCGACCGATGCGCGCTCGGCGTCGGCGCGCGCGCGGGCGCGCATCGCGTCGTCGTCGTGGCCGCACGCGGCGAGCGCGGCCGCGAGCGTCACGAAGAGCTCGACGTCGTCCTCTTCGAGCGAGCCGATCGCGTCGCGGATCGTGATCGCGCGCCGTGCGTCGTCGAGCGCGGCCTCGCGCCGATCGCACGCCAGATGCGACCTCGCGCGAGCGCCGAGGGCGAGCGCTTCGACGGGGCGCTCGGCGACGACGTGCGCGTCGTCGATCAGCGCGGTCGCGAGCGCGATCGCGTCGTGGTGGCGCGCGGCACGCGCGGTGGCGAGCACGCGATAGAGGCGTGCGTAACGGGCGAGGCGCTCCTCGCCCGCGCTCTTCGCGATGCGCTCCGCGTCGTCGAGCGTCGCGAGCGCTTCGTCGGCGCGGCCGAGCTGGAGGCGCGCATAGGCGAGGTTCGCGAGCGCGTAGCCCTCCATGAGGTGCATCGAGAGGCGGCGACAGCGCTCGAGCGCTTCGAGGAGCGCGCGCTCCGCGTCGTCGAAGGCGCGCACGCGGTTGAGCACGTCGGCGAGGTTCACGCCGGCGCCCGCGGCGAGGCGCAGATCGCCCATCTCGCGATAGAGCTCGACCGCGGCCCAGTACGCGTGGTGGCGATCGCCGAGGTCGCCGCGCGCTGCCGCGAGCTGCGCGCGCCACACCGCGGCCTCGGCGCGCAGCTGGGGCACCCGCAGCGTGACGAGGCGCTCCGCGCGCACCAGCGACGCTGCCGCCTCGTCGAGCCGCGACGCATAGACGAGCACCGCGGAGCGCTTGCCGAGCGCACGCGCGAGCGCCTCGGGATCACCGCTCTCCTCGGCCTCGACGACCGCGGTCTCGAGCAGCGCGAGCGCGTCCTCGGAACGACCGAGGCGCTGGCGCACCACGGCGAGGAGCGTGCGCGCCGCGGCTCGCTCGCCGGCGGTGCGCGCGGCGCCGAGCGCGGCCTCGAGCGCCTCGGCCTGCGCGCTCTGTCGACCGAGCACCTCGAGCGCCTCGGCGCGCGCGAGGTGGAGCGCGTGGCGCGCGTCCTCCGCGACCCCGAGCGCGACGGCGCGCGACGCGCAGCGCTCGGTGGCCTCGACGTCGCCGCGACGCAGCGCCGCGATCGCCGCGTCGACGTACGCGCGCGACGCCCGCGCGGGCTCGCCGGCACCTTCCCAGTGGCGCGCGACGCGCTCGCTCGTCGTCTCGCCCGACGCCTCGAGCCACGCCGCGAAGCGCGCGTGTGACTCGCGCCGCGTGGTGTCGCCCAGCAGGCCCGCGATCACCTCGGCGAGCAGCGGCGTGCGGAACGCGTAGCGTGTCGCTTCGCCGGGCAGGCGCCGCAGCAGCTCGCGCCGCGCGAGCTCGTCGAGGAACGGCGCCGCGTCGGGCACGCCGAGCGCCGCGAGCTCGGGGGCGCCGAACGCGCCCTCGACGATCGACGCGCGCCGGCAGATCTCGCGCTCGATCTCGCCGAGCGCGTCGAGCTGCGCCTGCACCGCGCCCTCGACGCTCGGCGGGAGCGCGCTCGCGCTCGGCGCACGACCGAGCGCGGCGCACAGCTGCTGCACGAAGAACGGATTGCCGCCGCTGCGCTCGTGCAGCGCGTGGATCAGCGCGTCGGGCACGACGTCGCCGAGCTCGGCGCGCGCGAGCTGCGCGACGTCGCGACGACGAAGGCCGCGGACCCGGAGCTCGGTGATCGGCAGGCCGCGCGCGACCGCCTCGTCGAGCGGCGGCGCGTCGTCGCGCGCCGAGAGGAACACGGCGAGCGGCGCGCTCGCCGCGCGCACCGAGAGCTCGGCGAGGAGATCGAGGGACGCGACGTCGGCCCACTGCACGTCCTCGAGGACGATCGCGAGCGGCGACGCATGGGCGCGCGCGCCGAGCACGTCGAGCGCCGCGACGCGCGCGCGATCGCGGGTGGCGCGCGCCCCGCCGCCTTGCCCCGCCTGCGCGTCGAGCGTGACGTCGAGGAGCTCCCCGATCCCGCTCGCGCTGGCGTCGGGCGCGAGCGACGCGACACGGCGCGCGGCGTCGGCGAGCTCGGCGGGCGTGCGCGCGTCGCCCTCACGCCACGCCGCGAGCACGGGATCGAGGCCCGCGACGAGCCCGCCCATCGCGGCGAACGGTCGGCGCGCGCCGCGCGGATCGCAGCGCGACGAGAGCACGACGAACCCGCGCTCGGGCGCGAGCCGCGCGGCGAGCTCCTGCGTGAGCCGGGTCTTTCCGATCCCGGGTGCGCCGCGCAGCACGAACACCTCGGGGCGCGCCTCGTCGAGCACGGTGTCGAGCCAGGCGCCGAGCTGCGCGCGCTCGACGTCGCGACCGACGAGCGGCGCCGCGTCGCGCGACGCGCGCGCCCCCGCGATGCGTACGAAGCCGTCGCCCGCGTCGTCGAGCTGGTAGCGCGTGCCGAGCAGCGGCGCGAACGCGGCCGACACGAGCACGCCGCCGCGCGCCGGCGACGCGAGATCGACGGTCGCGATCGAGATCTCACCGCCGCGCGTGAGGCGCGCGGGCGCGACGAGCAGCGACGTCGCGTACGACGCGCCGTCGAGCGCAGCGGCGATCGCGTGCGCGAGCTCGTCGCCGGTCCAGGTCTCGTGGCCGAACACGACGAGCGCGTCGTCGACGAGGCGCCCTCCGTGACGCGCCATGCTCGCGCGCAGCGCGCTCGCGTCGCGGACACCGATCACGCGCACTGCGACGACCGCGCGCCGGGTGTCGCTCGGCGGCGGCAGCGTCGCGGGCGCGCGCTCGATGCTCGTGGTCTCGGCCCAGGGCGCGAGCCCCTCCGCGAGCTGCGCCATCGACGCGTGTCGATCGGTGGGCTCACGAGAGAGCGCGCGATGCACGATCGCCGCGAGCCCTGCGGGGATCTGCGATGCGACGTCGCGCAGCGCGGGCGGGGCTTCGCTCGTCGCGGCGCGCGCCAGCGCGGGCAGCGTGCTCGCGTCGTGCGGAGGACGGCCCGCGAGCATGCGATAGAGGATCGCGCCGAGCGCGTAGACGTCGGCGGCGGGCCCGACGCGCGATGCATCGACGAACTGCTCGGGCGCCATGTACTGCGGCGTGCCCATCACCGCGCCGGTGCGCGTCGCCTCGAGGCTCGCGAGCTCCGCGATCTTCGAGATGCCGAAGTCGAGCACCTTCACGCGCTCGCGCGAGCCCGCGAGGAACACGTTCGCGGGCTTCAGATCGCGATGGACGATCCCGCGCTCGTGCGCGGCGTGCACCGCGAGCGCGATGTCGCGCGCGATGCGCGCCGCGCGCGGCGGCGCGAGGATGCGCGCGTCCTGGAGCAGCGCGTCGAGGCCCTGCCCTTCGAGCTTCTCCATCACGAGGAACGGCGCGCCGCCCTCGGTGCGCCCGAGATCGATCACCAGCGCGATGCCGGGATGACCGACTGCCGCGGCGGCGCGCGCCTCGTTGCGGAAGCGACGCGCGATCTCGGCGCTGCGCGCGAGCTCGGGGTGCAGCACCTTGAGCGCGACCTCGCGCCCGAGGAGCACGTGCTCGGCGGCGTACACCACGCCCATCGCGCCCGCGCCGAGCCGCGATCGCACGCGGTAGCGCCCACCGATCAGCGCGCCGAGCAGCGGATCGTGGACGGTCTCGCCGAGCGCTCGCAGCGTCGCGTCCTCCTTCGCACGGGCCGCGGCGGCGGTGCCCGCGTGCTCGACATCGCGCGCGAGCTGTCCGACGATCGCGCGGCACTCGGCGCAGCGATCGAGCTCTTGCTCGACGCGCGACACCGCGTCGCCTTCGAGGCGTCCGTCGACGAACGCCGCGAGCTCTTCGAGAGGCACGTGCGACACGATGAGCCCGTAGGTTATATGAGCGCTCGGTGGGCGGAGGGACAATGAGGCGAGGTCTCGTCGGTGTCGCGATCGCGGTGCTGCTCGCGAGCTGCGACGGCGATGCGAGCGAGTGCGATGCGGACGCGATCCGCGCGGCGCTCGCGAGCGCTTCGAGCGGCGACGTGGTGCGCGTCGGCGCGTGCCGGGTGCGCGGGCCCTTCGTGGTCGGTCAGGGCGTCACGCTCGAGGGCGTCGGCGCGGAGAGCGTGATCGAGGTCGCGGAGGGCGAGCTCGGCGTGGAGCTGACGGGCGGCGCGCTCGCGCGGCTGACGATCGAGTCGCGCGGTCGTGCGGGCGTGGCGATCGGCGGCGCGGGAGAGGTCGACGACGTCGAGGTCCGCGCGGCGCGCGGCATCGCGCTGGCGGTGCGTCCGGGCGCGAGCGGAGCGCTGCACGCGGTGCGCCTCGTCGGCGAGGTCACGGCGGAGAACGCGGACGACACGCGGTGGGTCCTCGTCGCGCCGGGGCCGCAGACCGCGACCGGCTGCGCCGCCGCGACGTGCGCATGCGAGCCCGGCGCGATCGACGGTGAGCGCACCTGCGACGCGCTGGGCCGCTGGGCGACGATGACCGCGACCCACGGCCTCGTGGTCGAAGGCACGGTCGTCGCGGACGACGTCGAGGTGCTCGGGCTCGCGCGGGTCGGCGTGCTGGTGCGCGATGCCAGCGCGACGTTCGATGCGCTCCACGTCGCCGACACGATCGGCGCCGCGGTCGTCGCCTCGGAGAGCGAGCTCGTGTGTCGGGATTGCACGATCGAGCGCACGCGCGAGGGGCTGCGCGGCCAGCCCAGCTACGCGCTGATCACCGGCGGCGGGACGCTCACCACCGAGGCGCTGCGCCTGACCGACAACGATCGGTACGGCGCGGTCGCTGCGGGAGGTGCGATCGATCATGCGGGCCTCGTCGCGGAGCAGCAGGGAGACGTCGTGGTGTGGGCCGCGGGGGTCGAGTCGCTCGCGCTGCGCGCGCTCGAGCGCGACGAGACGATCCGCACGTCGATCGCGGACGGCGAGTTCGCAGGCGTGGTGATCTCGGACTCGGCGCACGTGTCGATCTCCGATGTGACGATCGCGAGCGTCGGCTCGTCGCGCCGCCCGGTCGGGCTCATCGGCGCGATCGAGATCGGCGACGGGCTCCACGTGATCCGCTCGCTCGAGGACGTGGTGATGGCGCGGGTCGAGGTGAGCGGCGCAGCGCGCGCCGGCATCGTGCTCGACGTGGGCGGCGCGGCGACGCTGCCGCGCTTCGAGCAGGTGAGCGTCGACGCGCGCGGGAGCGCGCTGGGCGCGGTGGCGGGCGCGCCGGTCGCGGGCACCGACACGCTCCAGGTCGCGACGCCCCCGGGAGGCTGGGACAGCGGCATCGAGCGGCTCGGCGATGCGGTGACGAACGACGCCGCGTTCACCGGGGCGCTCGACGCCGTGCTCTCGGCGATGCCTCCCAGCGCCACCGAAGTGCTCGGCGTCGTCGCGCCGATGTACTGAAGCGGCTCAGAGCCCGATGCGCGCGCGGAACTCCGGGCCGTTCGCGTAGATGCGGAACGCCGCCGTGATCAGGTGCGCGTTCTCGGGGTCGACCACGCCCTCCCAGAGCGCAGCCGCGACGTCGACCTCCAGCGCGTAGACGTACGTCGCCTGCACCATCTCCGCGATCTGCGCGCACGTGAACGTGTTGCCCGCGCGCACGTAGCCGGCGGCGACACCGGGCTGCTGCGCGTAGACCGGCACCGCGCGGAAGTCGTCGAGCAGACCGCGGAAGCGCGCGCCGCTCATCGCCTCGCGCCGCGGCGGCGCGACCGCGACCACCGCGCCGGCGCTCGCGCCGGTGTCGTAGACCGCGAGCCGATACGGCGCGCGCTCGCTCTGCCGGTAGCTGCCGACCCACACGTAGTAGACGCCCGGCGGGAGCTCGCCCTCGATGCGCGGGTTGAGCCCGCCCGCGCCGTCGTCGTCGCACCACACGCTGCCGTCCGCGCTCACCAGCGCGAGCGTGGTGTCACCCGCGCTCGCGGCCTCGACGCGCAGGTAGCCCATCGTCGCGTCGACCTGCAGCACGTGCGAGGGCGCGTCCGCGAAGAACCCGCGGCAGTAGTCGGGGAAGCGCATCTGACGCGCCGAGCGATCCCCACCCGCGACTCCGTCGTACGCCATCCCGCCGTGACCGAGCGACCCGGTGATCCGCACGGTGCCGTAGCCGGGATCGACCATGCTCTCGCGCGAGAAGCGCAGCCGCGCGACCGAGCGCCCGCCGCTCTCGCCGACGATCACCGGACGACGCGCCTCCGCCTCCGCTTCGGCGCGCCGCGTGCGCAGCCGCTCGCGCTCGAGCTCCGCCTCGCGCGTGCGATCGCGCTCGCGCGCCTCGGCATCACGCGCGTCCTGCTCGCGCTGGCGCTGCGCCTCGAGCACGGCGAGCTCGTGATCGCGCTGGCGCTGCTGGGCCTCGCGCGCTTCGCGCTCGGTGCGCTCCGCGGCCTCGCGCGCCTCGCGCTCCGGTCGCCCGACCTCGTCGTCGATGCGCGACGTCAGCTGCTGCATGCGGCGCTGATAGTTCGCGCTGATCATCACCTGACCATCGGGGCGCGTCTGCTGCGAGAGCCCGGCGCTGTCGAGGTAGACGATCTCGTAGCGCGTCGCGTCGTAGTGGATCTCGACGCGCAGGATCACGCCGCGCCGCTCGTAGCGCGCGACGATGCGGCCGGGCTCCTCGCTCTCCGCGACGTAGTCGCTCGCGGCGAGCGCGCGGATGATCGCGGCGCGCACCGCTTCTTGCTCGAACGACGACGAGAAGAGCACGGCGCGCTGCGGCGTCAGCGGCACGAGGCGCGCGCCGCAGGCGGCGAGGACGAACGAGAGCGCGATCACGGACAACGTGCGCGCGACG includes:
- a CDS encoding sigma factor-like helix-turn-helix DNA-binding protein; protein product: MSDESALESVIARGRARFAGTSVTADALAAFVRPHLADGETVQGALEGAHVLDVYLACACAAGDAAALAAFEKSVLDGVAPAISRIDASPQLAAEIAQELRVKLLVAEPGAPARITRYAGRGPLRSWVQVAAIRAAYDRKRRARDEVEADDEKLLDASLAGSPEHDALGAESRALLKEALAEGMRALSARERTVLRMHLVEDVSTESIARFYRVHRGTVARWISGAHEQVLAHVKRALLRERGLGPEALESMLRLAGSQLDVSLSVLLR
- a CDS encoding serine/threonine-protein kinase PknK yields the protein MSLRPPSAHITYGLIVSHVPLEELAAFVDGRLEGDAVSRVEQELDRCAECRAIVGQLARDVEHAGTAAAARAKEDATLRALGETVHDPLLGALIGGRYRVRSRLGAGAMGVVYAAEHVLLGREVALKVLHPELARSAEIARRFRNEARAAAAVGHPGIALVIDLGRTEGGAPFLVMEKLEGQGLDALLQDARILAPPRAARIARDIALAVHAAHERGIVHRDLKPANVFLAGSRERVKVLDFGISKIAELASLEATRTGAVMGTPQYMAPEQFVDASRVGPAADVYALGAILYRMLAGRPPHDASTLPALARAATSEAPPALRDVASQIPAGLAAIVHRALSREPTDRHASMAQLAEGLAPWAETTSIERAPATLPPPSDTRRAVVAVRVIGVRDASALRASMARHGGRLVDDALVVFGHETWTGDELAHAIAAALDGASYATSLLVAPARLTRGGEISIATVDLASPARGGVLVSAAFAPLLGTRYQLDDAGDGFVRIAGARASRDAAPLVGRDVERAQLGAWLDTVLDEARPEVFVLRGAPGIGKTRLTQELAARLAPERGFVVLSSRCDPRGARRPFAAMGGLVAGLDPVLAAWREGDARTPAELADAARRVASLAPDASASGIGELLDVTLDAQAGQGGGARATRDRARVAALDVLGARAHASPLAIVLEDVQWADVASLDLLAELSVRAASAPLAVFLSARDDAPPLDEAVARGLPITELRVRGLRRRDVAQLARAELGDVVPDALIHALHERSGGNPFFVQQLCAALGRAPSASALPPSVEGAVQAQLDALGEIEREICRRASIVEGAFGAPELAALGVPDAAPFLDELARRELLRRLPGEATRYAFRTPLLAEVIAGLLGDTTRRESHARFAAWLEASGETTSERVARHWEGAGEPARASRAYVDAAIAALRRGDVEATERCASRAVALGVAEDARHALHLARAEALEVLGRQSAQAEALEAALGAARTAGERAAARTLLAVVRQRLGRSEDALALLETAVVEAEESGDPEALARALGKRSAVLVYASRLDEAAASLVRAERLVTLRVPQLRAEAAVWRAQLAAARGDLGDRHHAYWAAVELYREMGDLRLAAGAGVNLADVLNRVRAFDDAERALLEALERCRRLSMHLMEGYALANLAYARLQLGRADEALATLDDAERIAKSAGEERLARYARLYRVLATARAARHHDAIALATALIDDAHVVAERPVEALALGARARSHLACDRREAALDDARRAITIRDAIGSLEEDDVELFVTLAAALAACGHDDDAMRARARADAERASVAARISDAEWRARYLEGTLTAAAR
- a CDS encoding cytochrome-c peroxidase yields the protein MRRWIPIALLALGCSEPLTGLRAECAELGLDDTECETIAAWRLQDALPPARGNAYADDPRAAELGRAIFFDTGFSTVPDVSCATCHRADRAFQDGVAVSEVIAGSPGARNSPTLYNAAWNDGFFFWDGRADSLWSQPLFAFENEIEMRTTRLAIAHRIASEYGDEYEAIFGALPALDGLPAEGKPGDPSWEALREEDRDAVNRVVANVGKALEAYMRRIVSGPSALDRYLDGDRDALDDDARRGLARFVKSGCATCHSGPMLADGAFRLTAASGTDGDRGRAEGIEILLASPFSAAGPYFDQDAGEALTLPEGPSEDDEGRFRTPSLRNIAQTAPYGRSGTRDLESFITSSFFYEEGDERVIAAFLRALDGAPPPSEWTDP
- a CDS encoding Calx-beta domain-containing protein; protein product: MSGSLQPRASSAIGIQRRIVIGPRSYAARHGLGTACSVCDRGDARMHASRIFIVRLVSALTFVVALALAPGRAHAVLYPCTLAGFDAALAAGGIATFSCAGPTTITLPGPRTITRSGTDIDGEGRLVISGADAHVPLTVAAGITATIRRLTIERGRSPAFGGCIDVAGTLDLERSTIRGCEAASGGTGIWVRGGGRLRATASTIAGNRGGVEGAIAVHGIAELTNVTIDAPHRGIVARFGGSATLTHCTIVAGSGEPAFAVAPGDTLTIGHSLLSSAPSAPAVTGTGTFVSQGYNLFHAAPALAPTGVLTGNQVATPLLGPLVDNGGPTATRALLACSPGIDAGATSGGPTTDQRGQPRLAGGARDVGAYESTQRPCFRISSTSVVEGNTGTRNATLTVILSGASSVPATVAYASANGTALVGDADYVAASGTLMFPAGTTSRTVSVTVRGDTRFEPDEAMVVNLSAPTGATLADAQGSVVIENDDVRPTLSVANASVAEGNSGTTNLTFAVTLSAPTSETVTVAYATTNGTATAGSDYDARSGTLTFTPGATSRNITVPVRGDLEHEPNETFEVVLSAPAGATITDARGLGTITNDDAAPAIAVSDASVTEGASGTTPAQFTVTLSRPSASQVRVNYATQVGSATLADGDYTQTMGTLTFAPGVTSLSVDVPVRGDLRHEPDEAFSLLLSAPVVGTLGDSVGVGTIVNDDAAPTISVNDVSVVEGTTGVTTATFVVTLSNPSSSFVDVSYATADGTATIADADYTAASGMLRIDAGETTRAINVMVRGDMRHEPDETFVLRLSAPLVGTLGDAEGTGTIENDDALPTLAIDDVAVAETDGALDAAVTVRLVGTTATPVTVGYATADDSATSGSDYDAASGTLTFPAGTATQTIALRVLGDDVHEGVERFAITLSSPSGATVADGSATVTITDDESEPALAIADATIPEGNTGTMAATLSVTLSGPSAQPITVAWASADGSATSDDYVAASGTLTFAPGEVSQPVAIDVTGDTTSEDDETVLVRLSGATNATISDDEGALTILDDEGAPIVVVAGAEVDEGDEGTTDLAFTITLSHASSDTVTIDYTTEDGTATIEDGDYETASGTLTFAPGETTQTVTVQVLGDVEVENDETLLLVLSAATNATLDEDSAEGTILDDDDAPDAGTDAGETLDASVAPDAGTSPDAGVVMREDGGCGCVVIGGDRRAVSPIAAAAMLALALVLAARRRAR